GACGATCAAAAGGGGGCTCATGCACGACCGGAGGATCGCTGTGAGGACCATGCTCGCGCGGCCACTGGTGGACAGTGAGCCAAGATGAATGTACGTCACCGATGACGGGCAGATCCGTGATGCACCTCCTCGTTGCCGTCGTGCTTCTGGCCGGTTGTGGGCCCAAGGAGGAACCGGCCACAACCGTGGTGTCGGCCGCTCCAGAAAAGACCATTCAGGCTTCGGTGGTCGAGGTGAAGTCGACCGCGGTGCCGATCCGTGTTGAAGTGACCGGTCAGGTCGCTGCGATTTTTCAGGCCACGCTCTCCAGCCGCATCCAAGGCACGATCGACAAGCTCCTCGTCAGGGAAGGCACGAAGGTTTCTAAGGGTCAGGTGCTGATTCGGCTGGATAGTCGTGACCTTCAGGCAGACTTGGCCCGTGCCAATGCCGACGTCGAAAATACGAAAGCCCACCTCGATCGTATGGACCAACTGTATACCCAAGATGCCGTGTCAAAACAGGAGATGGAGAATGCGACCAGGGGCTACCGAGTGGCAGAAGCCAACCGTAAGGCAGTGGAGGCGCAGCTCAGCTATACGGTGGTGAGGGCGCCGTTCGATGGTGTCATCACCGAAAAAAACGTGGAAGCAGGCGAATTAGCCTCCCCGGGCCAGCCACTGCTCAAGATAGAAGATCCTCAGCGCCTCAGGTTGGAAGCCACTGTGGCGGAAGGTGATCTGAAGGCCGTTTCTAACGGCGACAAAATTCCTGTGGTCATTGATGCGTTAGAAGGAGATGTCTTGAACGGCACGGTCAGTCAGA
The sequence above is drawn from the Nitrospira sp. genome and encodes:
- a CDS encoding efflux RND transporter periplasmic adaptor subunit, giving the protein MTGRSVMHLLVAVVLLAGCGPKEEPATTVVSAAPEKTIQASVVEVKSTAVPIRVEVTGQVAAIFQATLSSRIQGTIDKLLVREGTKVSKGQVLIRLDSRDLQADLARANADVENTKAHLDRMDQLYTQDAVSKQEMENATRGYRVAEANRKAVEAQLSYTVVRAPFDGVITEKNVEAGELASPGQPLLKIEDPQRLRLEATVAEGDLKAVSNGDKIPVVIDALEGDVLNGTVSQILPAGDPRTHTFMVKVELPTTQGLKTGMFGRFQLDKGTTPTMLVPSATVVERGELTSLYAVGTDRVARLRWVKLGRRFENQVEILSGLNEGERVLSDGSQGVDGAAVQITQTVAAPPTGAP